The proteins below are encoded in one region of Brachyspira intermedia PWS/A:
- a CDS encoding GNAT family N-acetyltransferase: MFYNYEKILETERLILREFEENNEKDYKGLSSILQDKDTMYAYEHAFSNEEVQQWFNNQMNRYKTYGFGLWACILKENNEFIGQCGLTMQNVDKKIHNSYELIEIGYLFNKNYWHKGFATEAAIACKNYAFNVLNADRVYSIIRDNNIASQKVAIRNGMKIIDNTVKHYYNMDMTHYIFCVENI, translated from the coding sequence TTGTTTTATAATTATGAAAAAATACTAGAAACTGAAAGACTTATTTTAAGAGAATTTGAAGAAAATAATGAAAAAGACTATAAAGGATTATCTTCTATACTTCAAGATAAAGATACTATGTATGCATACGAACATGCCTTTTCTAATGAAGAAGTGCAGCAATGGTTCAATAATCAAATGAATAGATACAAAACTTACGGATTTGGATTATGGGCTTGTATACTAAAAGAAAATAATGAGTTTATAGGACAATGCGGACTTACTATGCAAAATGTAGATAAAAAAATACATAATTCTTATGAACTCATTGAAATAGGATATTTATTCAATAAAAACTACTGGCATAAAGGATTTGCTACAGAAGCTGCAATAGCTTGTAAAAATTATGCCTTTAATGTTTTAAATGCTGATAGAGTCTACTCTATCATAAGAGATAATAATATCGCATCTCAAAAAGTAGCTATTAGAAACGGCATGAAAATAATAGATAATACAGTAAAACATTATTATAATATGGATATGACGCATTATATATTCTGTGTAGAAAATATATAA
- a CDS encoding glycosyltransferase gives MNKIMNISLISDDKFVTYIATLIVSILKNSSENDKFCFHLIEDGIKDENKNKLLMLKEIKDFEIKFYKPNYKNVEKYKKWQETFKKNGYPIWHYSVFIKLDIPFILKDLDNVLFIDADSIVLNKLNYVFNMDISNHFLICESWYCKGLKNLDPKLYKYILDIGYKNPEYNCVHGAVLLFNIKK, from the coding sequence ATGAATAAAATAATGAATATATCTTTAATTTCAGATGATAAATTTGTAACATATATTGCAACGCTAATAGTTTCAATATTAAAAAATTCTTCTGAAAATGATAAATTTTGTTTTCATCTTATTGAAGATGGTATCAAAGACGAAAATAAAAATAAATTATTAATGCTTAAAGAAATTAAAGATTTTGAAATAAAATTTTATAAACCTAATTATAAAAACGTAGAAAAATATAAAAAATGGCAGGAAACATTTAAAAAAAATGGATATCCAATATGGCATTATAGTGTTTTTATTAAATTAGATATCCCATTTATATTAAAAGATTTAGATAATGTATTATTTATAGATGCTGATTCTATAGTTTTAAATAAACTTAATTATGTATTTAATATGGATATATCTAATCATTTTCTTATTTGTGAATCATGGTATTGCAAAGGTCTTAAAAATTTAGATCCTAAATTATATAAATATATTTTAGATATAGGTTATAAAAATCCAGAATACAATTGTGTTCATGGTGCTGTATTATTATTCAATATAAAAAAATAA
- a CDS encoding RtcB family protein: MIELKGKYNKDCKIFTDNIDEESYSVLYKILNEKASEDVKIRIMPDTHLGKGIVVGFTMPLTDRVNPFHIGVDIGCGMLTSKLSDEIKDIPLEKIDKTIKQNIPMGQSTHKKSFNTLFNFKELNELIRNFIINYNKKFNTKFEVFEIDNEYIEKLCQRVEIDLEKFHNSIGTLGGGNHFIEIGKSSNNEYYITIHSGSRNFGNQVCRYHAKIAKNSEDCYLQDKEMFDYLIDMVIAQYYAKINRETILKIIKDVLNIEIEDSFSSVHNFIDFEDFIIRKGAIRSYENEKMIIPFNMRDGILICEGKSNEDWNCSAPHGAGRVLSRAQAKNQLDMKEFIDSMKGIYSSSVCKNTLDESPMAYKNPNKIEELIEPTVKIVDRLKPVLNIKSTSK, from the coding sequence ATGATAGAGCTTAAAGGAAAATACAATAAAGACTGTAAAATTTTCACTGATAATATCGACGAAGAATCTTATTCTGTATTGTACAAAATATTAAATGAAAAAGCCAGTGAAGATGTAAAGATAAGAATAATGCCTGATACTCATTTGGGTAAAGGAATAGTTGTAGGTTTTACAATGCCATTAACTGACAGAGTGAATCCTTTTCATATAGGTGTTGATATAGGCTGCGGAATGCTTACTTCAAAATTAAGCGATGAAATAAAAGATATACCATTAGAAAAAATTGATAAAACTATAAAACAAAATATTCCAATGGGGCAAAGCACTCATAAAAAAAGTTTTAATACGCTTTTTAATTTTAAAGAACTTAATGAACTCATAAGAAATTTTATAATTAATTATAATAAAAAATTTAATACCAAATTTGAAGTTTTTGAAATAGATAATGAATATATAGAAAAATTATGTCAAAGAGTAGAAATTGATTTAGAGAAATTCCATAATTCTATAGGAACGCTTGGAGGGGGTAATCATTTTATAGAAATAGGTAAATCCTCAAATAATGAGTATTATATCACTATACATTCAGGCTCTAGGAATTTCGGTAATCAGGTTTGCAGATATCATGCCAAAATAGCTAAAAATAGTGAAGACTGTTATTTGCAGGATAAAGAAATGTTTGATTATTTAATTGATATGGTAATAGCACAATACTATGCAAAAATAAACAGAGAAACTATTTTAAAAATTATAAAAGATGTATTAAATATAGAAATAGAAGATTCTTTTTCATCGGTTCATAATTTTATTGATTTTGAGGATTTCATTATAAGAAAAGGTGCGATAAGAAGTTATGAAAATGAAAAAATGATAATACCTTTTAACATGCGTGATGGTATATTGATATGCGAAGGAAAAAGCAATGAAGATTGGAACTGTTCTGCACCACATGGGGCTGGAAGGGTTTTATCAAGGGCACAGGCAAAAAATCAATTAGATATGAAGGAGTTCATAGATTCTATGAAAGGAATTTATTCAAGCAGTGTATGCAAGAATACTTTAGATGAATCTCCTATGGCTTATAAAAATCCTAACAAAATAGAAGAATTAATAGAACCTACTGTGAAAATTGTAGATAGATTAAAGCCTGTATTAAATATAAAATCTACTTCAAAATAA
- a CDS encoding methyl-accepting chemotaxis protein, which yields MLKFLIPFAVFIIVVVIGLMLYFIPRYKKEFLLEIESNMYKKESSISSWLSYFYSEIDVLSSYCKYETDYTQMLDSFKELKNMKDEIGNIHFSGTVGYKYGGLLIIVYGDNIEGFDQTTREWYIEAVKNPSTPYLSAPYQDAETGETVITISKAVFQNNQLKGVVGLDISFAKIAKSLTADKDNKFFIALDDGRFITHTDANLLFNQQRNIYTELNAPKLNDKDYDVIINKKQKQWTAAYNIPNTPWILVGNGSSLNLSKKIFTLSIIMIIVAIGFLVIQFMLVLLNVNPLSQTLDRAIEVIKNMTNKHFNAVFDERLLNKSDQTGVLVNSIKDMQKSLGDSIHFFQESLNFINNEIDTVSDGTANLSYRSNTQASSLEELSSLIESLSTSLDETNVHSEDARNMSAKVADATKVGVESSSEITSSMNEILESSKKISDMTKLIQSIAFQTNILALNAAVEAARAGEQGKGFAVVASEIRSLAQNVDETAKNITNTINEALAKVEIGNKAVENSSKILSEIEALAEDMLNKLTSISERAVVEADSINQINISVRQLNSITGENSMLAESNASSTKEVREKIENMVERIGSFKF from the coding sequence ATGCTGAAATTTCTAATCCCATTTGCAGTATTCATAATAGTGGTTGTTATAGGTTTAATGTTATATTTTATTCCTAGGTATAAGAAAGAGTTCTTACTAGAAATAGAATCTAATATGTACAAAAAAGAGTCTTCTATTTCTTCTTGGCTTAGTTATTTTTATTCTGAGATTGATGTTTTATCTTCATATTGTAAATACGAAACAGATTATACTCAAATGCTTGATTCTTTCAAAGAGTTAAAAAATATGAAAGATGAGATTGGTAATATACATTTTAGTGGTACTGTAGGATATAAATACGGAGGATTATTAATTATAGTATATGGTGATAATATAGAAGGATTTGATCAGACTACAAGAGAATGGTATATAGAAGCTGTAAAAAATCCTTCCACTCCTTATTTGAGTGCTCCATATCAAGATGCTGAAACAGGTGAAACAGTTATAACTATATCTAAAGCTGTTTTTCAAAATAATCAGCTTAAAGGTGTAGTAGGATTGGATATATCTTTTGCTAAAATAGCTAAATCCTTAACAGCTGATAAAGATAATAAATTTTTTATAGCATTAGATGATGGTAGATTTATAACTCATACAGATGCAAATTTATTATTTAATCAGCAGAGAAATATTTATACAGAATTGAATGCTCCTAAGCTTAATGATAAAGATTATGATGTCATCATTAATAAAAAACAAAAACAGTGGACTGCAGCTTATAATATACCAAATACTCCTTGGATTCTTGTAGGAAATGGAAGTTCATTAAATCTAAGTAAAAAAATATTTACATTATCTATTATTATGATAATAGTGGCAATTGGTTTTTTAGTGATTCAGTTTATGCTTGTTTTATTGAATGTTAATCCTTTATCACAAACTTTAGACAGAGCTATAGAAGTTATTAAGAATATGACTAATAAACATTTTAATGCTGTTTTCGATGAGAGGCTATTAAATAAATCAGATCAAACAGGTGTTTTAGTTAATTCTATTAAGGATATGCAGAAATCTCTTGGTGATTCTATTCATTTCTTTCAGGAATCATTAAATTTTATCAATAATGAAATAGATACTGTATCAGATGGTACAGCAAATTTATCGTATAGAAGTAATACTCAGGCTAGCTCACTTGAAGAATTATCAAGCCTTATAGAATCATTATCTACATCTCTTGATGAAACTAATGTACATTCTGAAGATGCTAGAAATATGAGTGCTAAAGTTGCAGATGCTACTAAGGTAGGTGTAGAATCTTCTTCTGAAATTACTAGTAGTATGAATGAGATATTAGAATCAAGCAAGAAAATATCAGATATGACTAAACTTATACAATCTATTGCTTTTCAAACAAATATATTGGCTTTGAATGCTGCTGTAGAGGCGGCACGTGCTGGGGAACAGGGTAAAGGTTTTGCTGTTGTGGCTAGTGAGATACGTTCTCTTGCTCAGAATGTAGATGAAACTGCTAAAAATATAACTAATACTATAAATGAGGCTTTGGCTAAAGTTGAGATAGGAAATAAGGCCGTAGAAAATTCTTCTAAAATACTTTCTGAGATTGAAGCTTTGGCTGAAGATATGCTTAATAAATTAACTTCTATATCAGAACGTGCTGTAGTAGAGGCCGACAGTATTAATCAGATCAATATTTCCGTAAGGCAGCTCAATTCTATAACTGGTGAAAATAGTATGTTAGCTGAATCTAATGCCAGCTCAACAAAAGAAGTAAGAGAGAAAATAGAGAATATGGTTGAGCGTATTGGCAGTTTCAAATTTTAA
- a CDS encoding SurA N-terminal domain-containing protein — protein MSSNKNYVPKKKSPVIKTLQWLGVSAVSILLIIYFLVVDTRGSQKTPTIGSVNGKPIYYTSTSPYGRAFRQIEGYYQQLGIQINNEMYTYIEDLAFRRAVATILLNDVARKNINVSDNFIVEAMKSQFIDTNGVYNQMAYESFIKNSSQSDKVKIQKDLEEDILAQTASAELFTSVKLNDLEMQREYKRNLTKKDIEMVYINASEIVQSNQVADADLEKYFIDNKTNFAQADISWIITQSGGVADNLYKTLKDDITLFEKTAMEKSFDTNNYKLGYLTRMQMPNEDFANKIFANNATKGTNLLQPIYANGYYYIVLVNDIRIPEKYTDVNREVIRREYLNANMNTLLEAEKTKQAEVLKAAVAGINNLARLNGNGYIKYYKPDKPFSYNQGRLNTAEGAIIPDSSTESFYMHVFSMQTNQVSDVIKLDNGVAVIRLVAEEKPNMATLTTLDAATKNAVKRELSMQRMNLIQIEWENQHIADARVKKHNLR, from the coding sequence ATGTCATCTAATAAAAACTATGTACCTAAAAAGAAAAGTCCAGTAATAAAAACTTTACAATGGCTAGGAGTATCAGCAGTTTCAATACTTTTGATAATTTATTTCTTGGTAGTTGATACAAGAGGAAGCCAAAAAACTCCTACAATAGGTTCTGTTAATGGAAAGCCTATATATTATACAAGCACTAGTCCTTATGGAAGAGCTTTCAGACAAATAGAAGGTTATTATCAGCAATTAGGAATACAAATAAATAATGAAATGTATACTTACATAGAAGATTTGGCATTTAGAAGAGCTGTTGCTACTATTCTTTTAAATGATGTAGCTAGAAAAAATATTAATGTAAGCGATAATTTTATAGTTGAAGCTATGAAAAGTCAGTTTATAGATACTAATGGTGTTTATAATCAAATGGCTTATGAATCATTTATAAAAAATTCTTCTCAATCTGATAAAGTAAAAATACAAAAAGATTTAGAAGAAGATATATTAGCACAAACTGCTTCTGCCGAATTATTTACTTCTGTTAAATTAAATGATTTAGAAATGCAAAGAGAATACAAAAGAAATCTTACAAAAAAAGATATTGAAATGGTTTATATAAATGCTTCTGAGATAGTACAGTCTAATCAAGTGGCTGATGCTGACTTAGAAAAATATTTTATAGATAATAAAACTAATTTTGCTCAGGCTGATATTTCTTGGATAATAACTCAAAGTGGCGGAGTAGCTGATAATTTATATAAAACTTTGAAAGACGATATCACTTTATTTGAAAAAACAGCTATGGAAAAAAGTTTTGATACTAATAACTATAAGTTAGGATATCTTACAAGGATGCAAATGCCTAATGAGGATTTTGCTAATAAAATTTTTGCTAATAACGCTACTAAAGGAACTAATCTTTTACAGCCTATATATGCAAACGGATACTATTACATTGTATTAGTTAATGATATTAGAATACCTGAAAAATATACTGATGTTAATAGAGAAGTTATAAGAAGAGAATATTTAAATGCTAATATGAATACTCTTTTAGAAGCTGAAAAAACAAAACAAGCTGAAGTATTAAAAGCTGCTGTTGCTGGTATTAATAATTTGGCAAGATTAAATGGAAACGGATATATAAAATATTATAAACCAGATAAGCCTTTCTCTTATAATCAGGGAAGACTAAATACTGCTGAAGGTGCAATTATACCTGATTCTTCTACTGAATCTTTCTATATGCATGTATTCTCTATGCAGACTAATCAAGTAAGCGATGTTATAAAATTGGATAATGGTGTGGCTGTTATAAGATTAGTTGCTGAAGAAAAACCAAATATGGCTACTTTAACAACTTTGGATGCCGCTACTAAAAATGCTGTTAAAAGAGAATTATCTATGCAGAGAATGAATTTAATTCAAATAGAATGGGAAAATCAACATATAGCAGATGCTAGAGTAAAAAAACATAATCTAAGATAA
- a CDS encoding PTS transporter subunit IIABC: MKDKIFGVLQRVGRSFMLPIAVLPVAGLFLGVGSSLTNTTMLETYNLMGILGPGTIAYDILSVLSEAGNIIFGNLPIIFAMSVAIGMAKKEKEVAALSGAIAFFVMHASIGKMITVMGGADKLLAGSTTNVVGILSLQMGVFGGIIVGLGVAALHNKYYTIELPQVLSFFGGTRFVPIISSIVFLVVGILMYYVWPPVQVVMNKLGDLIAGSGYVGTLFYGIIERALIPFGLHHVFYTPLWQTSLGGTMMIDGNLVEGAQNIFFAQLGSPSTTAFSVEATRFMTGKFPFMIFGLPGAALAMYRTSRPEKKQVVGALLFSAALTAMLTGITEPIEFTFIFVAPIFYAIHCVLAGISFMLMHILHVTVGMTFSGGFIDLLLFGIIQGNAKTNWVWIVVVGAAYFFIYYFLFYTLIKKFDWKTPGREPDSEEPKLYRRADVAAAKAAASGEAVDTNPLFQYEEAPLITAGLGGKKNISDVDCCATRLRITVFDPSKVVDATLKASGAAGIIKKGNGIQVIYGPKVTVIKSRLEDYLHDPISDQEPQVPADAPKAEEKKEEKKEEKKVEVKSSSAVYKVYAPIKGNIIKLESVKDEAFSSGAMGKGIAIEPTEGKVYAPYDGVIETAFPTKHAIGLTSDDGVELLIHVGMDTVKLGGAHFISHIEEGQKVKKGDLLLEFDIEKIRGEGYPTLTPVIVTNSDDYTDVIPVAASSINVGDELLEVKK; the protein is encoded by the coding sequence ATGAAGGATAAAATTTTCGGCGTACTGCAAAGGGTAGGAAGATCGTTCATGCTTCCTATAGCTGTGCTTCCTGTAGCAGGTTTGTTTTTGGGTGTAGGTAGTTCATTAACTAATACTACAATGCTTGAAACCTATAATTTAATGGGTATTTTAGGACCAGGCACTATAGCTTATGATATATTATCAGTATTAAGTGAAGCAGGAAATATAATATTTGGTAACTTGCCTATCATATTCGCTATGAGTGTAGCTATTGGTATGGCAAAGAAAGAGAAAGAAGTTGCTGCTTTATCAGGAGCTATAGCATTTTTCGTAATGCATGCTTCTATTGGTAAGATGATAACAGTTATGGGAGGAGCTGATAAATTATTAGCTGGTTCTACTACAAATGTTGTTGGTATATTGTCATTACAAATGGGTGTATTCGGCGGTATTATAGTAGGACTTGGTGTAGCTGCTTTGCATAATAAATATTATACAATAGAGCTTCCTCAAGTATTATCATTCTTTGGCGGTACAAGATTCGTTCCAATAATATCTTCTATAGTATTTTTAGTAGTAGGTATATTGATGTACTATGTATGGCCTCCTGTACAGGTTGTAATGAATAAATTGGGTGATTTAATAGCTGGTTCAGGTTATGTTGGTACTTTGTTCTATGGTATAATAGAAAGAGCATTGATACCTTTCGGACTTCACCATGTATTCTATACACCTTTATGGCAAACTTCTTTGGGCGGTACTATGATGATAGACGGCAATTTAGTAGAAGGTGCTCAGAACATATTCTTTGCTCAATTAGGTTCTCCTAGTACAACAGCATTCAGCGTTGAAGCTACTAGATTTATGACTGGTAAATTCCCATTTATGATATTTGGATTACCTGGCGCTGCTTTGGCTATGTATAGAACTTCAAGACCAGAGAAAAAACAGGTTGTAGGTGCTTTACTTTTCTCAGCTGCATTAACAGCAATGCTTACAGGTATAACTGAACCTATAGAGTTTACATTTATATTTGTTGCCCCTATATTCTATGCTATTCACTGTGTACTTGCAGGTATATCTTTCATGCTTATGCATATACTTCATGTTACAGTAGGTATGACATTCTCAGGCGGTTTTATAGACTTATTATTATTCGGAATAATACAAGGTAATGCTAAAACTAATTGGGTATGGATTGTAGTTGTAGGTGCTGCTTATTTCTTCATTTACTATTTCTTATTCTATACTTTAATTAAGAAATTTGATTGGAAAACACCTGGAAGAGAACCAGACAGTGAAGAACCAAAATTGTACAGAAGAGCTGATGTTGCTGCTGCTAAGGCTGCTGCAAGCGGAGAAGCAGTTGATACAAATCCTTTATTCCAATATGAAGAAGCTCCTTTAATTACTGCAGGACTTGGCGGAAAGAAAAATATAAGCGATGTTGATTGTTGTGCTACAAGACTTCGTATAACAGTATTTGATCCTTCTAAAGTTGTTGATGCTACATTGAAAGCAAGCGGTGCAGCTGGTATAATCAAAAAAGGTAATGGTATACAGGTAATATACGGACCTAAAGTTACTGTAATAAAATCAAGACTTGAAGATTATTTACATGATCCTATAAGTGATCAGGAACCTCAGGTACCAGCAGATGCTCCTAAGGCAGAGGAAAAGAAAGAGGAGAAAAAGGAAGAGAAGAAAGTAGAAGTAAAAAGTTCATCTGCAGTATATAAAGTTTATGCTCCTATAAAAGGAAATATAATAAAATTAGAAAGCGTTAAAGATGAAGCATTCTCAAGCGGTGCTATGGGTAAAGGTATAGCTATTGAACCTACAGAAGGAAAAGTGTATGCTCCTTATGATGGTGTTATAGAAACTGCTTTCCCTACAAAACATGCTATAGGTCTTACTTCTGATGATGGTGTTGAATTGCTTATACATGTTGGTATGGATACTGTAAAATTAGGCGGTGCTCATTTCATATCACATATAGAAGAGGGACAGAAAGTTAAGAAAGGAGATTTGTTATTAGAATTTGATATTGAAAAAATAAGAGGAGAAGGATATCCTACATTAACTCCTGTAATAGTAACAAATTCTGATGATTACACAGATGTTATACCTGTTGCTGCATCTTCTATTAATGTTGGTGATGAGCTGCTTGAAGTAAAAAAATAA
- a CDS encoding DMT family protein codes for MKAITTIVLLILSNTFMTIAWYGHLKFSEMKGFAKLSLPIIILISWGIALFEYCFQVPANRIGFQGNGGPFSLMQLKVMQEVITLTIFTIFTVVFFKTETLRINHFIGFLCLILAVFFIFKK; via the coding sequence ATGAAAGCTATAACAACTATAGTATTACTTATATTGTCAAATACATTTATGACAATAGCTTGGTACGGACATTTGAAATTTAGTGAGATGAAAGGTTTTGCTAAATTATCACTTCCTATAATTATATTAATAAGCTGGGGAATTGCTTTATTTGAATATTGTTTTCAGGTTCCAGCAAATAGAATAGGATTCCAAGGTAATGGAGGACCTTTTTCATTAATGCAGCTTAAAGTTATGCAGGAAGTTATTACATTAACTATATTCACTATTTTTACAGTAGTATTTTTTAAAACAGAAACTTTAAGAATAAATCATTTTATAGGTTTTTTATGTTTGATATTGGCAGTATTCTTTATTTTTAAGAAATAG
- a CDS encoding glycosyl transferase, with product MCSWCCIIIQYKKIKEIFTEESYKIKIDECINKYINSIFTEEHIFLYLFKDCIAFSDLKTDYGENTEKIIISGYFISTGKPLKYGFDKEINDYYYKFWEYFSLTPFFKENYFKYMDIFSINRNRIALYKIIDKIVWFIPFRKTRDKIKKILLKI from the coding sequence TTGTGTTCATGGTGCTGTATTATTATTCAATATAAAAAAATAAAAGAAATATTTACAGAAGAATCTTATAAAATAAAAATAGATGAATGTATAAATAAATATATCAATTCAATATTTACTGAAGAACATATATTCCTATATTTATTTAAAGACTGCATTGCTTTTTCAGATTTAAAAACAGATTATGGTGAAAATACAGAAAAAATCATCATTTCAGGGTATTTTATCAGTACTGGTAAGCCATTAAAATATGGTTTTGATAAAGAAATAAATGATTATTATTATAAATTTTGGGAATATTTCTCTTTGACTCCATTTTTTAAAGAGAATTATTTTAAATATATGGATATATTTTCTATTAATAGAAATAGAATCGCTTTATATAAAATAATAGATAAAATAGTATGGTTTATTCCTTTCAGAAAAACTAGAGATAAAATAAAAAAAATATTATTAAAGATATAG